The proteins below come from a single Dermatophilaceae bacterium Soc4.6 genomic window:
- a CDS encoding zf-HC2 domain-containing protein: MTADEFVLYDAAYVLGALSPTERRDFESHLEVCAACARSVSELAGLPGLMSKVSVDLLTAQAETPPDTLLPALARAVGRERRRRLLILATAAAVAACLIVAGTVAAIRTTAPARPVVAASSQTGTSDLAMASVVPSPVTATSRLVDMAWGTRIDLTCHYRSTQGYPASGAVYALVVVNRSGAGQQVATWTAVPNRDITVMGATSRARADIAAVEIRTAQGQTILRLRT, from the coding sequence ATGACCGCCGACGAGTTCGTCCTGTACGACGCCGCCTACGTCCTGGGTGCGCTCTCACCCACGGAACGACGCGACTTCGAGAGCCACCTCGAGGTCTGTGCGGCCTGCGCCCGATCCGTGAGCGAGCTGGCGGGCCTCCCCGGGCTGATGTCCAAGGTGTCGGTGGATCTGCTCACGGCGCAGGCCGAGACCCCGCCGGACACGCTCCTGCCGGCACTGGCCCGCGCCGTGGGGCGAGAACGCCGACGGCGACTCCTGATCCTCGCGACCGCGGCCGCGGTGGCGGCCTGCCTGATCGTCGCGGGCACGGTAGCAGCCATCCGGACGACCGCCCCCGCCCGACCCGTGGTCGCAGCCTCGTCCCAGACAGGCACCTCGGACCTGGCGATGGCCTCCGTGGTCCCCTCGCCGGTCACTGCCACGTCGCGGCTGGTCGACATGGCCTGGGGCACCCGGATAGACCTCACCTGCCACTACCGCAGCACGCAGGGGTACCCGGCCAGTGGCGCCGTCTACGCCCTGGTCGTGGTCAACCGGTCCGGCGCCGGCCAGCAGGTCGCCACCTGGACGGCAGTGCCCAACCGTGACATCACGGTCATGGGTGCGACCTCTCGAGCACGGGCGGACATCGCCGCCGTCGAGATTCGGACCGCGCAGGGCCAGACGATCCTGCGTCTCAGGACCTGA
- a CDS encoding sigma-70 family RNA polymerase sigma factor, with amino-acid sequence MNHLHLTCVCSAGGPVTSGNQAELMRGLHDEHAAALWGYCVRLTHGDRPRAQDVVQETLLRAWRHPQILDQSQGSARAWLFTVARNLVIDEWRTHRAHLEVSTAEPPERAPAGDETDQLLQSWVVADALSRLSDDHRLVLLACYYRGCSVAEAATVLDIPQGTVKSRTHYALRGLRLALEEMGVGP; translated from the coding sequence GTGAACCATCTGCACCTGACCTGCGTCTGTTCGGCAGGAGGACCTGTGACCAGCGGAAACCAAGCGGAGCTCATGCGAGGGCTTCATGACGAGCATGCGGCAGCCCTGTGGGGCTACTGCGTGCGTCTGACCCACGGTGACCGTCCGCGGGCTCAGGACGTCGTCCAGGAGACGCTGCTGCGCGCTTGGCGCCACCCCCAGATCCTCGACCAGAGCCAGGGCTCGGCCCGAGCATGGCTCTTCACCGTCGCACGCAACCTGGTCATCGACGAGTGGCGCACCCACCGCGCCCACCTCGAGGTGAGCACGGCTGAGCCCCCTGAGCGCGCCCCGGCAGGCGACGAGACCGACCAGCTGCTGCAGTCGTGGGTCGTCGCCGACGCGTTGAGCCGGCTGTCCGACGACCACCGGCTGGTCCTCCTGGCCTGCTACTACCGTGGGTGCTCGGTGGCCGAGGCGGCGACCGTGCTGGACATCCCCCAGGGAACCGTCAAGTCACGCACTCACTATGCGCTGCGCGGTCTGCGTCTGGCCCTGGAGGAGATGGGGGTGGGGCCATGA